From the genome of Planctomycetaceae bacterium, one region includes:
- a CDS encoding cytochrome b N-terminal domain-containing protein, which translates to MSVGDYIRNSQIWKSVFRHPAPTDRRNRVVVMLTNFFLHLHPVSVKQQGIALSYTWCMGGITFFLFLVEAITGVLLMFYYRPTLEWAFYDIQALRDVQTLGIMREIHRWGAHAMVITVWLHMYRVFLTGSYKPPREFNWVIGVLLLVLTLLLSFTGYLLPWDQLAIWAITVGSNMARATPFLGLEGPGFQLLNTSGYELITNASDAKFLLLGGRFVGEATLNRFYILHCVAIPVVVSGLIAIHFWRVRKDGGISQPL; encoded by the coding sequence GTGTCTGTTGGCGACTACATCCGTAACTCCCAGATCTGGAAGAGTGTTTTTCGGCATCCGGCGCCCACAGATCGCCGTAATCGCGTTGTGGTGATGCTGACAAACTTCTTTCTGCATCTGCATCCGGTGTCTGTGAAGCAGCAGGGGATTGCTCTGTCGTACACTTGGTGTATGGGGGGCATTACCTTCTTTCTGTTTCTGGTAGAGGCTATCACCGGTGTGCTTTTGATGTTCTACTATCGCCCGACTCTGGAGTGGGCATTCTATGATATTCAGGCGCTGCGTGACGTGCAGACACTCGGGATTATGCGGGAAATTCATCGCTGGGGTGCCCATGCGATGGTGATTACAGTTTGGCTGCATATGTATCGAGTGTTCCTGACGGGAAGTTACAAGCCTCCGCGGGAGTTCAATTGGGTGATCGGTGTGTTGCTGCTGGTGCTGACGCTGCTGTTGTCGTTTACCGGTTATCTCCTGCCGTGGGATCAGTTGGCGATCTGGGCTATTACGGTTGGTTCCAATATGGCTCGAGCCACCCCGTTCCTTGGGTTGGAGGGTCCTGGTTTCCAGCTGTTGAATACGAGCGGTTACGAACTGATTACGAATGCTTCTGACGCGAAGTTTCTGCTGCTTGGCGGAAGGTTTGTCGGTGAGGCCACTCTGAATCGATTCTATATCCTTCACTGCGTTGCAATTCCTGTAGTGGTGAGCGGTCTGATCGCAATCCACTTCTGGCGCGTGCGAAAAGATGGTGGCAT
- a CDS encoding ubiquinol-cytochrome c reductase iron-sulfur subunit: MTDPKPSTNDILAKIRGASGGAPKDDAPAVEASGAGAAPEAPAPAPSSTADILAAARAKAAPASAGGSPLDKIRAAGAGGAASGGAAPKSPSDIMAAIRGGAAAKPAAAKSADSESEGAGSPAPAKAVPAGLSPAEMIRKAREVSAGGEVKPPVALPSRPLPAKASSAAVPRRGVLADFLAVLCTPVVVAWVAFSGAALTAVAGVARFMMPNVLVEPPTRFKIGPPNDYAPGAVSTKWQAQFGVWIVNAEVDGAQQIYALSTVCTHLGCTPNWLEGEQKFKCPCHGSGFYKSGVNFEGPAPRPLERFGLRLAEDGMLEVDKGLKFQKELGQWSNPSCFVPVG; this comes from the coding sequence ATGACTGACCCAAAGCCCTCGACAAACGATATTCTCGCAAAGATCCGTGGTGCCTCTGGTGGTGCCCCAAAGGATGATGCTCCCGCTGTTGAGGCTTCCGGGGCTGGTGCAGCTCCTGAGGCTCCGGCTCCGGCCCCGTCTTCGACGGCAGATATTCTTGCCGCGGCCAGAGCGAAGGCTGCTCCTGCGTCTGCTGGTGGGAGTCCGCTGGATAAGATTCGGGCAGCCGGTGCGGGTGGTGCGGCTTCAGGCGGTGCGGCTCCAAAGAGCCCGTCTGATATTATGGCTGCGATTCGTGGCGGTGCGGCGGCTAAGCCTGCGGCTGCGAAGTCTGCGGATTCAGAGTCTGAGGGGGCTGGTTCACCCGCGCCTGCGAAGGCTGTTCCGGCGGGCTTGTCTCCTGCCGAGATGATTCGCAAGGCTCGAGAGGTCTCTGCTGGCGGTGAGGTTAAGCCTCCGGTGGCTTTGCCGTCCAGACCGTTGCCCGCGAAGGCTTCTTCTGCGGCTGTTCCCCGTCGTGGTGTCCTTGCTGACTTTCTGGCGGTCTTGTGCACGCCTGTTGTTGTCGCATGGGTAGCGTTCTCTGGTGCAGCTTTGACGGCTGTTGCCGGCGTTGCTCGGTTTATGATGCCGAACGTGCTTGTCGAGCCGCCAACCCGATTCAAGATCGGGCCTCCCAACGATTATGCTCCGGGTGCTGTTTCTACGAAGTGGCAGGCCCAGTTTGGTGTGTGGATTGTGAATGCAGAGGTTGATGGGGCTCAGCAGATTTATGCGTTGAGCACTGTTTGTACGCATCTTGGCTGCACCCCCAACTGGTTGGAAGGCGAGCAGAAGTTCAAGTGTCCTTGCCATGGCTCGGGGTTTTACAAGAGCGGGGTGAACTTTGAGGGTCCGGCGCCTCGCCCGCTGGAACGCTTTGGTTTGCGGCTTGCTGAGGACGGTATGCTGGAGGTTGACAAGGGGCTCAAGTTCCAGAAGGAGCTGGGTCAGTGGTCGAATCCGTCATGCTTCGTTCCTGTTGGTTGA
- the eno gene encoding phosphopyruvate hydratase — MSVAISAVHAREILDSRGNPTVEVDIQLEDGTIGRAAVPSGASTGAHEACELRDAENKSRYLGKGVQQAVRNVNEELSDVLIDMDVTDQATIDAAMLELDGTENKSRLGANAILACSLAAAHAAAKASYLPLFRYVGGIGANCLPAPMMNIINGGAHANNGIDMQEFMVMPLGFDRFSDALRAGVEVFHSLKKVLSGMGLSTAVGDEGGFAPDLKTNEEAISVILKAIENAGYRPGEQIKIALDCAATEYFDSATGKYTFEGRQMDSGEMVSLLDSWVSRYPICSIEDGCSEDDWAGWKALTDSVGDRIQLVGDDLFVTNSKRLSEGIDKGVANSILVKVNQIGTLTETIQAVQLAYANGYTAVMSHRSGETEDNTIADLAVALRTGQIKTGSASRTDRICKYNQLLRIEELLGDTAVFGGTIS, encoded by the coding sequence ATGTCAGTTGCTATCTCCGCAGTGCACGCACGCGAGATCCTGGACAGCCGCGGCAATCCAACGGTCGAAGTCGACATCCAGCTTGAGGACGGCACTATCGGCCGCGCAGCCGTGCCCAGCGGCGCAAGTACAGGGGCACACGAGGCTTGCGAACTGCGAGATGCAGAGAACAAGAGCCGGTACCTTGGTAAAGGGGTCCAGCAGGCCGTCCGAAATGTCAATGAAGAGCTGTCAGATGTTCTGATCGACATGGATGTGACCGATCAGGCCACCATCGATGCCGCCATGCTGGAACTGGACGGCACAGAGAACAAGAGCCGCCTGGGGGCAAATGCCATCCTGGCGTGCTCACTGGCTGCCGCTCATGCGGCTGCGAAGGCAAGCTATCTGCCGCTGTTTCGTTATGTGGGCGGCATTGGCGCGAACTGTCTGCCCGCTCCGATGATGAATATCATCAATGGTGGTGCTCACGCTAACAACGGTATCGACATGCAGGAATTCATGGTCATGCCGCTTGGCTTTGACCGATTCAGCGATGCACTGCGTGCCGGAGTTGAAGTTTTCCACAGCCTGAAAAAAGTGCTTTCCGGGATGGGGCTGAGCACGGCCGTTGGGGACGAAGGGGGATTCGCCCCTGACCTTAAGACCAACGAGGAAGCAATCTCTGTCATCCTGAAGGCCATTGAGAATGCCGGGTATCGCCCCGGGGAGCAAATTAAGATTGCTCTGGACTGTGCGGCCACTGAGTATTTCGACTCAGCGACGGGCAAGTACACGTTTGAGGGCAGGCAAATGGATTCGGGGGAAATGGTTTCCCTGCTTGACAGCTGGGTGTCGAGGTATCCAATTTGCTCTATCGAAGACGGTTGCTCTGAGGATGACTGGGCGGGCTGGAAGGCGTTGACTGACAGTGTGGGCGATCGAATCCAGCTGGTCGGTGATGACTTGTTCGTAACGAACAGCAAGCGATTGAGCGAAGGTATCGACAAAGGCGTTGCAAACAGCATCCTGGTGAAAGTCAATCAGATCGGCACTCTGACCGAAACCATCCAGGCTGTGCAGCTCGCATACGCGAATGGGTACACGGCAGTGATGAGCCACCGATCCGGTGAGACCGAAGATAATACCATTGCGGACCTCGCCGTTGCTCTCCGTACCGGCCAGATCAAGACTGGCTCTGCGAGCCGCACCGATCGAATCTGCAAGTATAACCAGCTTCTTCGTATCGAAGAATTACTTGGCGACACGGCAGTCTTCGGTGGAACAATCTCGTAA
- a CDS encoding alanine--glyoxylate aminotransferase family protein — translation MSNQVPSSLNPPSRILMGPGPSEIHPSVLSAMAAPTVGHLDPYFLKVMDDVQSMLRQVFQTSNPMTMAISGTGSAGMEACVVNLIEPGDRMLVCVNGVFGGRMADVAGRCGAEVSTIERPFGEVFTAEEVFDAVERFKPKVVGIVHAETSTGACQSLDEIAKIVHNAGALLVVDCVTSLGGLPVEIDRLGIDAAYSGSQKCLGCPPGLAPVTFGPRALEAMDARKTRVASWYLDIGMLRNYWGNNRAYHHTAPINMNYALHQALCLVLSEGLEARFARHKLHHKALKAGLAAMGIQYSGDPAACLPMLNSVLIPEGVDDVGVRGQLLNEFGIEIGGGLGPMKGKTWRIGLMGETAKKSNVLLFLAALEQCLNQQGVVPSAGAGVAAANAAYLAN, via the coding sequence ATGAGCAATCAAGTGCCATCGTCACTGAATCCACCGTCTCGGATCCTGATGGGCCCAGGACCGAGTGAGATCCATCCGAGTGTTCTTTCTGCGATGGCTGCTCCTACGGTTGGTCACCTTGATCCGTATTTCCTGAAGGTCATGGATGACGTACAGTCGATGCTGCGGCAAGTGTTCCAGACGTCGAATCCGATGACGATGGCGATCAGCGGTACGGGCAGTGCCGGCATGGAGGCATGTGTTGTCAACCTGATCGAGCCGGGCGATCGGATGCTGGTGTGTGTGAATGGTGTTTTCGGTGGACGTATGGCAGATGTCGCCGGGCGATGCGGTGCAGAAGTCAGCACCATCGAGCGCCCATTCGGCGAGGTTTTTACGGCAGAAGAGGTCTTTGATGCTGTAGAACGATTCAAGCCAAAGGTTGTGGGGATCGTTCACGCCGAAACGTCCACGGGAGCTTGCCAGAGCCTGGACGAAATCGCGAAGATTGTCCATAACGCCGGAGCACTTCTCGTCGTGGATTGCGTTACTTCACTCGGGGGATTGCCGGTCGAAATCGATCGCCTTGGGATCGATGCTGCCTACAGCGGCTCGCAAAAGTGCCTTGGATGCCCTCCTGGCCTTGCGCCTGTGACGTTCGGTCCGCGCGCTCTTGAAGCAATGGATGCCCGAAAGACAAGAGTCGCGAGCTGGTATCTTGATATCGGGATGCTGAGAAATTACTGGGGCAACAATCGTGCGTATCACCATACCGCTCCGATCAATATGAATTACGCGCTGCATCAGGCGCTGTGCCTTGTGTTGTCTGAAGGTCTTGAGGCACGATTCGCGCGTCATAAATTGCACCACAAGGCGTTGAAGGCTGGCCTTGCAGCGATGGGGATCCAGTATTCCGGGGACCCTGCGGCATGCCTGCCGATGCTGAATTCGGTTCTGATTCCTGAGGGTGTCGATGACGTCGGAGTGCGAGGTCAGTTGTTAAACGAATTCGGCATCGAAATCGGGGGTGGCCTTGGGCCAATGAAGGGAAAAACCTGGCGTATTGGCCTGATGGGCGAGACGGCCAAAAAATCAAACGTTTTGCTTTTCCTTGCAGCCCTGGAGCAGTGCCTGAATCAGCAGGGGGTTGTTCCCTCTGCCGGAGCCGGTGTCGCGGCGGCAAACGCTGCGTATCTGGCGAATTAA